From one Oxyura jamaicensis isolate SHBP4307 breed ruddy duck chromosome 15, BPBGC_Ojam_1.0, whole genome shotgun sequence genomic stretch:
- the RASAL1 gene encoding rasGAP-activating-like protein 1 isoform X3: MAKSTSLRCRVLEGKDLPAKDVSGSSDPYCVVKVDNEVVARTATVWKSLNPFWGEEYTLRLPRGFRSLAVYVLDEDIIGHDDVIGKVSLSHQQISAQPRGIDSWLSLAPVDPDEEVQGEIQLEVQVPEQGHPRVLRCHLIGARDLAPRDPSGTSDPFARVSCCGHTQETAVIKKTRFPRWDEVLEFELVEGELGDAVLSVEVWDWDIVGKNDFLGRVELPLGAPGATKGWFQLLPFASSAEEPGGRLGSLRLAVRLVEDQVLPPRCYQPLIQLLAEPIRCPGQSTASTALAVLEEVTSGESRQDVATKLVKIFLAQGLAVPFLDYLIARELARTTDPNTLFRSNSLASKSVEMFMKVVGLPYLHEVLKPVVNRIFEEKKYVELDPCKMELSRGRRISFKGSLSEAQVRESSLGLLQGYLGDTVDAIVGSVEKCPPVMRAAFKQLRRRVEEQFPSAQHEEVRYFSISGFLFLRFFAPAVLTPKLFGLREQHADPRTGRTLLLLAKALQSIGNLGLQLGKEPWMAPLHAVLLPSVTRVKAFLDSLVEVDSTHAGEEPVPAAPFGPSATIKEGYLHVREAEEPSLLPRFAFKKRVPRRAAASPCRRCGRWSAWTRAPSRSPTSCRSWRRTAPGSSAPPTSSARWGHPPRTLGTPGTPPPRPSPAPQGAPAQDTSSQPWGKRAVPAGGGNSPGPKCSSTGCTGNSGVPALAVWEHWGILPCLYWGHWGACPTCAGISRVSSYILTGVTGASALVVLGSLGHPAISLLGSLGYHL; this comes from the exons ATGGCCAAGAGCACCTCGCTGCGCTGCCgggtgctggaggggaaggATCTGCCCGCCAAGGACGT CTCCGGCTCCAGCGATCCCTACTGCGTGGTCAAGGTGGACAACGAGGTGGTGGCCAG GACCGCCACGGTGTGGAAGAGCCTGAACCCTTTTTGGGGCGAGGAGTACACCCTGCGCCTGCCCCGCGGCTTCCGCAGCCTCGCTGTCTACGTGCTGGACGAAGACATCATCGG GCATGACGATGTGATCGGCAAGGTCTCGCTCAGCCACCAGCAGATCTCGGCTCAGCCACGAG GCATCGACAGCTGGCTCAGCCTGGCGCCCGTGGACCCCGACGAGGAGGTGCAGGGCGAGATCCAGCTGGAGGTGCAGGTGCCCGAGCAGGGCCACCCGCGGGTGCTGCGCTGTCACCTCATCGGGGCCAG GGACCTGGCCCCCCGGGACCCCTCGGGCACCTCGGACCCCTTCGCCCGGGTGTCGTGCTGCGGGCACACGCAGGAGACGGCC GTGATTAAGAAAACCCGCTTCCCGCGCTGGGACGAGGTGCTGGAGTTCGAGCTGGTGGAGGGCGAGCTGGGGGACGCCGTGCTGAGCGTGGAGGTGTGGGACTGGGACATCGTGGGCAAGAACGACTTCCTAGGACGG GTTGAGCTCCCCCTGGGCGCCCCGGGTGCCACCAAGGGCTggttccagctcctgcccttcGCCAGCAGCGCCGAGGAGCCGGG GGGGCGGCTGGGGTCCCTGCGGCTGGCGGTGCGGCTGGTGGAGGACCAGGTGCTGCCCCCCCGCTGCTACCAGCCCCTCATCCAGCTCCTCGCCGAGCCCATCCGCTGCCCGGGCCAG TCCACAGCCAGCACGGCCCTGGCCGTCCTGGAGGAGGTGACCTCGGGGGAGAGCCGGCAGGACGTGGCCACCAAGCTGGTGAAGATCTTCCTGGCGCAGGGGCTGGCCGTGCCCTTCCTGGACTACCTCATCGCCCGCGAGCTGGCCAGGACCA CGGACCCCAACACCCTGTTCCGCTCCAACTCGCTGGCCTCCAAGTCCGTGGAGATGTTCATGAAG GTGGTGGGGCTGCCCTACCTGCACGAGGTCCTGAAGCCCGTGGTGAACCGCATCTTCGAGGAGAAGAAATACGTGGAGCTGGACCCCTGCAAGATGGAGCTGAGCCGCGGCAG GAGGATTTCCTTCAAGGGGTCCCTGTCGGAGGCGCAGGTGCGGGagagcagcctggggctgctgcagggctacCTGGGGGACACGGTCGATGCCATTGTGGGCTCGGTGGAGAAGTGTCCCCCGGTCATGAGGGCGGCCTTCAAGCAGCTCCGCAGGCGGGTGGAGGAGCAGTTCCCCTCGGCGCAGCACGAG GAGGTGCGCTACTTCTCCATCAGCGGCTTCCTCTTCCTCCGCTTCTTCGCCCCCGCCGTCCTCACGCCCAAGCTCTTCGGCCTGCGGGAGCAGCACGCCGACCCGCGCACCGGCCGCACGCTCCTGCTGCTCGCCAAG GCGCTGCAGAGCATCGGCaacctggggctgcagctgggcaagGAGCCCTGGATGGCCCCGCTGCAcgccgtgctgctgcccagcgTCACCCGCGTCAAAGCCTTCCTGGACAGCCTCGTGGAGGTGGACAGCACCCACG CGGGCGAGGAGCCGGTGCCGGCGGCACCTTTCGGTCCCTCGGCCACCATCAAGGAGGGCTACCTGCACGTGCGCGAGGCCGAGGAGCCCTCGCTGCTGCCCCGCTTCGCCTTCAAGAAGAG GGTCCCCAGGCGCGCTGCTGCATCCCCGTGCCGCAGATGCGGGCGGTGGAGCGCGTGGACGAGGGCACCTTCCCGCAGCCCCACGTCATGCAGGTCGTGGCGCAGGACGGCGCCGGGCAGCTCCGCACCACCTACATCCAGTGCAAGGTGGGGGCACCCGCCCCGCACCCTGGGGACCCCGGGGACACCCCCTCCCcgtcccagcccagcaccccagggtgcccctgcccaggacaccagcagccagccctgggggaAGCGAGCAGTGCCTGCGGGTGGTGGGAACAGTCCCGGTCCGAAATGCAGCTCTACTGGTTGTACTGGGAACAGTGGGGTGCCAGCCCTGGCTGTATGGGAACATTGGGGTATCCTACCCTGCTTGTACTGGGGTCACTGGGGTGCCTGCCCGACCTGTGCTGGGATCAGTAGGGTATCCAGCTATATCCTTACTGGGGTAACTGGGGCATCAGCTCTGGTTGTACTGGGGTCACTGGGGCATCCAGCTATATCCCTACTGGGATC ACTGGGATACCACCTCTAA